One region of Haloprofundus salilacus genomic DNA includes:
- a CDS encoding HNH endonuclease has product MQSRCGSTRDELDRKPDVHHIVPVRWFTNSGEHQKEDAHFLENVISLCIRCHRKADFGKITRDELWSLIGVEDPVFDS; this is encoded by the coding sequence ATACAGTCTCGGTGTGGCAGTACGCGCGATGAACTCGATCGAAAACCGGATGTCCACCACATTGTCCCTGTTCGGTGGTTCACCAACTCGGGTGAACATCAAAAAGAGGACGCTCACTTCCTCGAAAACGTGATTTCGCTCTGTATTCGCTGTCACCGGAAAGCCGACTTCGGGAAGATCACCCGAGACGAACTGTGGTCACTCATCGGTGTGGAAGATCCCGTGTTCGATTCATAG
- a CDS encoding cupredoxin domain-containing protein, with translation MKLLGAGTVFAATSDSAFAQSTEGDSSPVRPGFGYADLASKSPPVDPDHEVVLTIRAPSETFTQGEWFFDPTGLFIQPGETVRFTVEREIHTVSSYHPVFGYKLRTPRAEPVISSPVLWPETYFLYTFEHEGVYDLMCLPHEFLGMVIRIVCGAPTGPGTEPITPPEEIGGATLYPPTDIGANVLRAPALRPDRIVEVGRVAWDDISPEYKVGAQTGGGH, from the coding sequence ATGAAACTCTTGGGTGCTGGAACCGTGTTTGCAGCGACGAGCGACTCCGCCTTCGCCCAATCGACTGAAGGCGATTCGTCCCCCGTTCGACCGGGTTTCGGATACGCTGACCTCGCCAGCAAGAGTCCGCCCGTCGACCCCGACCACGAAGTCGTCTTGACGATTCGCGCCCCCTCGGAGACGTTCACGCAGGGCGAGTGGTTCTTCGACCCGACCGGCCTGTTCATCCAACCGGGAGAGACGGTTCGGTTCACCGTCGAACGAGAGATTCACACGGTGTCGTCGTATCACCCGGTCTTCGGGTACAAACTCCGCACGCCACGGGCCGAGCCGGTGATTTCGTCGCCGGTCCTCTGGCCGGAGACGTACTTCCTCTACACGTTCGAACACGAGGGCGTGTACGATCTGATGTGCCTACCACACGAGTTCCTCGGCATGGTCATTCGAATCGTCTGCGGCGCTCCGACCGGACCGGGCACAGAACCCATCACCCCACCCGAGGAGATTGGCGGGGCGACGCTGTATCCGCCCACCGATATCGGCGCGAACGTGTTGCGCGCACCGGCGCTTCGACCCGACCGAATCGTCGAAGTCGGCCGCGTCGCGTGGGACGACATCAGCCCAGAGTACAAAGTGGGTGCACAAACCGGTGGCGGGCACTGA
- a CDS encoding cupin domain-containing protein produces MESSESRDGGAVVKRESDIEYKSVGAADGMRKGVLLSDADGAPHFAIRRFTLNPGASVPKHTNEVEHEQYVLDGEYTVGVGDEEYEVSAGDSLLIPAGVVHWYRNEGEEAGAFLCAVPNGDDSIELVEE; encoded by the coding sequence ATGGAATCCAGCGAATCCCGAGACGGCGGTGCGGTCGTCAAACGCGAGTCGGACATCGAGTACAAATCGGTCGGCGCGGCCGACGGGATGCGGAAAGGCGTGCTCCTGAGCGACGCCGACGGCGCGCCACACTTCGCGATTCGGCGCTTCACCCTCAACCCCGGAGCGTCGGTGCCGAAGCACACTAACGAAGTCGAACACGAGCAGTACGTCCTCGACGGCGAGTACACCGTCGGCGTCGGCGACGAGGAGTACGAGGTGTCCGCGGGCGACTCGCTTCTCATTCCTGCGGGCGTCGTCCACTGGTACCGAAACGAGGGCGAGGAGGCAGGCGCGTTCCTCTGTGCGGTGCCGAACGGCGACGACAGCATCGAACTCGTCGAGGAGTAG
- a CDS encoding DUF5814 domain-containing protein, protein MAITDKIYLKNHRQIASQLETSIPKGAFKGATLDVLYTGDGLEKLDEATRERVLDFAQDFLDCDCDTNPYCGHPERKFVSYLLDLRAQGLGPDAIVDVMTDDYMLYAYPGDVLSFLDQSVRTLEAVESLAAVDGNREMQQKSAEAKQSLTR, encoded by the coding sequence GTGGCCATCACGGACAAAATCTATCTGAAGAACCACCGTCAGATCGCCTCTCAACTGGAGACGAGCATCCCGAAGGGCGCGTTCAAGGGCGCGACGCTGGACGTGCTCTACACGGGCGACGGTCTCGAAAAACTCGACGAGGCGACTCGCGAGCGGGTGCTGGACTTCGCGCAGGATTTCCTCGACTGCGACTGCGACACCAACCCGTACTGCGGCCACCCCGAGCGCAAGTTCGTCAGCTACCTGCTGGACCTCCGCGCGCAGGGTCTCGGTCCCGACGCCATCGTCGACGTGATGACCGACGACTATATGCTGTACGCCTACCCCGGCGACGTGCTCTCGTTTCTCGACCAGTCGGTGCGGACGCTCGAAGCGGTCGAATCGCTCGCCGCCGTCGACGGCAACCGGGAGATGCAACAGAAGTCTGCCGAAGCGAAGCAGTCGCTGACGCGGTAA
- a CDS encoding methyltransferase domain-containing protein: MTDGSETRVEADAPTLLSPTERSKLDAGDDTRFYDSPRFVHHVDAAFRTTLTELYWETLRPDGVVLDLMSSWVSHLPDDVEYERVVGHGLNRAELAENPRLDEFFVSDLNETPSLPMENASVDAVLIAVSVQYLQYPGTVFDEIRRVLRPGGVCVVSFSNRMFVRKAIRAWRTASMDERAALVRRYFEAAGEFDEIRVVPETEAGRDPFYAVVARQTSA; encoded by the coding sequence GTGACCGACGGCTCCGAGACGCGGGTCGAAGCGGACGCGCCAACCCTCCTCTCTCCGACCGAGCGCTCGAAACTCGACGCCGGCGACGACACCCGGTTTTACGACTCGCCCAGATTCGTCCATCACGTCGACGCGGCGTTTCGGACGACACTGACGGAACTGTATTGGGAAACACTCCGACCCGACGGCGTCGTCCTCGACCTGATGAGCAGTTGGGTGTCGCATCTCCCCGACGACGTCGAGTACGAACGCGTCGTCGGCCACGGTCTCAACCGAGCGGAGTTGGCCGAAAATCCGCGGCTCGACGAGTTTTTCGTGAGCGATCTCAACGAGACCCCTTCGCTTCCGATGGAGAACGCATCCGTCGACGCGGTACTGATTGCTGTCTCCGTCCAGTATCTCCAGTATCCGGGTACCGTGTTCGACGAGATTCGGCGCGTACTCCGTCCCGGCGGCGTCTGCGTCGTCTCCTTCTCGAATCGGATGTTCGTCCGGAAAGCGATTCGTGCGTGGCGGACGGCGTCGATGGACGAACGGGCAGCGTTAGTTCGACGGTACTTCGAGGCGGCCGGCGAGTTCGACGAGATTCGGGTGGTTCCGGAGACCGAAGCGGGACGGGACCCGTTCTACGCAGTGGTGGCGAGACAGACGAGCGCGTAA
- a CDS encoding ribbon-helix-helix protein, CopG family, with protein sequence MGNKNKTISFRVNEDAFETLREIAEERDISLSAVFRDYVDTLVAHDGQVRVVPEDELERSYDDGATGFPPTVEVPKSFIREHERLELETEHLREQLEEHKRYVNYLREQLEELDGDDEDVIQLEELDGERDDQPFRLG encoded by the coding sequence ATGGGCAACAAAAACAAGACTATCTCGTTCCGCGTCAACGAGGACGCGTTCGAGACGCTCCGCGAGATCGCCGAGGAGCGGGACATCTCGCTGTCGGCGGTGTTTCGCGACTACGTGGACACGCTCGTTGCCCACGACGGTCAGGTACGAGTCGTCCCCGAAGACGAGTTAGAACGGAGTTACGACGACGGCGCAACGGGGTTCCCGCCGACCGTCGAGGTTCCGAAAAGTTTCATCCGCGAGCACGAGCGCCTCGAACTGGAGACCGAACACCTCCGCGAGCAACTGGAGGAGCACAAGCGCTACGTCAACTACCTCCGCGAGCAACTCGAAGAACTCGACGGCGACGACGAGGACGTCATTCAACTCGAGGAGTTGGACGGCGAACGCGACGACCAGCCGTTCCGTCTGGGCTGA
- a CDS encoding PAS domain S-box protein, with the protein MSDQAGSAGDRFWGDAADERALDRYAALVNMVNDGIYQLDAEGRFVAVNDTIVELAGYSREELLDEQASLMLDDEDVHRIQSEIYRRLTHGDRGDDPIEFTAQTAEGDSISCELELHLLVEDGTFEGTIGVVRDITCQRQTQRKLRRCKRELQQKERQYEAVFEDPNILVGLLESDGTVLDINQTAMEYIEADLEAVIGESFWETPWWGDDDGIQDDVCEWTGRASAGEYVDFEADLTRPDGEPYTLSGYFRPVTNDDGEVVSIIVSDRDITDRKRRERELKESERRYRTLTNDVLDTSDVGTFILDSNFEVVWINQATEQYFGLDREAVVGRDKRRLIEEEIAPILEAPDRFTERVTATYDDNTYTEEFECHVLGDDAREERWLNHWSQPIESGLYAGGRIEHYTNITEQIKRERELERALDLLEHTKRIADVGGWEIDPETQEVFWTEHLFEVLEVDADEEPPLDEALAVYHEDDRSVVEDAVQKALDSGDPFDVEARFQTSSDEVRWLRVQGAPTTVDGDVVSLRGAAQDVTDRKQRERRLEELIDRLEESNERLEQFAYAASHDLREPLRMISSYLQLLERRYADVLDEDGEEFIEFAVDGAERMKAMIEGLLEYSRVDTRGDPFEPVELDAVVADVCDDLQVRIKETDAEITTDSLPRIDGDEEQLRQVFQNLLDNAIEYSGDEPPRVYISADRQGAEWVVSVSDEGIGIEPDDTDRVFEVFQSLHTTDDHAGSGIGLALCQRIVERHGGDIWVDSEPGEGTTFSLTLPAASEHER; encoded by the coding sequence ATGAGCGATCAGGCAGGGAGTGCTGGAGATAGATTCTGGGGGGACGCTGCCGATGAGCGCGCGCTTGATCGCTACGCCGCGCTCGTCAACATGGTCAACGACGGTATTTACCAGCTTGACGCCGAGGGGCGGTTCGTGGCGGTCAACGACACCATCGTTGAATTGGCCGGCTACTCCCGGGAGGAACTCCTCGACGAACAGGCGTCACTTATGCTCGACGACGAGGACGTACATCGCATCCAGAGCGAGATCTATCGGCGTCTCACTCACGGCGACCGCGGGGACGACCCCATCGAGTTCACGGCCCAGACGGCCGAGGGCGACTCGATATCGTGCGAGCTGGAGCTGCACCTACTCGTTGAGGACGGCACGTTCGAGGGGACCATCGGGGTCGTACGCGACATCACCTGCCAGAGACAGACGCAGCGAAAACTCCGCCGGTGCAAGCGCGAACTCCAGCAGAAAGAGCGCCAGTACGAGGCCGTCTTCGAGGACCCGAATATCCTCGTGGGTCTGTTAGAGTCGGACGGAACAGTGTTGGACATCAACCAGACGGCCATGGAGTATATTGAGGCTGATCTTGAGGCGGTAATAGGCGAGTCGTTCTGGGAGACGCCCTGGTGGGGCGATGACGACGGGATTCAGGACGACGTCTGCGAGTGGACCGGGCGGGCGTCCGCCGGCGAGTACGTCGACTTTGAGGCCGATCTTACCCGCCCGGACGGTGAGCCGTACACACTCAGTGGCTACTTCCGGCCGGTCACCAACGACGACGGTGAGGTCGTCTCTATCATCGTCTCCGATCGGGACATCACCGACCGCAAGCGCCGCGAACGCGAACTTAAGGAGTCCGAGCGCCGCTACCGAACGCTCACCAACGACGTCCTCGACACCTCCGACGTCGGCACGTTCATCCTTGATTCGAACTTCGAGGTCGTCTGGATTAACCAGGCCACAGAGCAGTACTTCGGGCTCGACCGTGAGGCGGTCGTCGGCCGAGACAAGCGCCGGCTCATCGAGGAGGAGATTGCCCCGATCTTAGAGGCGCCCGATCGCTTCACCGAGCGGGTGACCGCAACCTACGACGATAACACCTACACCGAGGAGTTCGAGTGTCACGTCCTCGGGGACGACGCACGCGAGGAGCGATGGCTCAACCACTGGAGTCAGCCCATCGAGTCGGGCCTCTACGCCGGCGGCCGCATCGAGCACTACACCAACATCACTGAGCAGATCAAACGCGAGCGCGAACTCGAACGGGCGCTCGACCTGCTCGAGCACACCAAGCGCATCGCGGACGTCGGCGGCTGGGAGATCGACCCGGAGACCCAGGAGGTATTCTGGACCGAGCACCTCTTTGAGGTCCTCGAGGTGGACGCGGACGAGGAACCGCCGCTGGACGAGGCCCTCGCCGTCTACCACGAGGACGACCGGTCGGTCGTCGAGGACGCCGTCCAGAAAGCGCTCGACTCGGGCGACCCCTTCGACGTCGAGGCTCGGTTCCAGACCTCCAGCGATGAGGTACGCTGGCTCCGGGTTCAGGGGGCCCCGACCACCGTCGACGGCGACGTCGTCTCCCTCCGCGGGGCGGCCCAGGACGTTACCGACCGCAAACAGCGCGAGCGGCGGCTTGAAGAGCTGATCGACCGGTTAGAGGAGTCCAATGAGCGGCTCGAACAGTTCGCGTACGCGGCCTCACACGACCTACGGGAGCCCCTGCGGATGATTTCGAGCTACCTGCAGTTACTTGAGCGTCGGTACGCTGACGTCCTCGACGAGGACGGCGAGGAGTTCATCGAGTTCGCCGTCGACGGTGCCGAGCGGATGAAGGCGATGATAGAGGGCCTGCTCGAGTACTCTCGCGTCGACACGAGAGGCGACCCCTTCGAGCCCGTGGAGCTGGATGCCGTCGTTGCGGACGTCTGCGATGATCTCCAGGTTCGGATTAAGGAGACCGACGCCGAAATCACTACTGACTCACTACCTCGCATCGACGGTGACGAGGAGCAGTTGCGCCAAGTGTTCCAGAACCTGCTGGACAATGCCATCGAGTACAGTGGCGATGAACCTCCCAGGGTGTATATTTCGGCCGACCGACAGGGTGCTGAGTGGGTCGTCTCGGTCAGCGATGAGGGAATCGGTATCGAGCCGGATGACACCGACCGCGTTTTCGAGGTGTTCCAGAGCCTTCACACCACCGACGACCATGCAGGGTCGGGGATCGGGCTTGCGTTGTGCCAGCGCATCGTTGAGCGCCACGGTGGCGACATCTGGGTCGACTCCGAGCCTGGCGAGGGGACGACGTTCTCGCTTACACTCCCTGCGGCGAGTGAACACGAGAGGTAG
- a CDS encoding CBS domain-containing protein, whose amino-acid sequence MRGIRIGSAFGIPIRLDFTFLLVLPLFAYLIGLDVGSLAGTVNDLFGSSLDSDALTTGVMPWILGSAAAIGLFACVLLHEFGHSLVALRYGFEIESITLWLFGGVARFTEMPENWKQELNVALAGPVVSVALGVLSYLAFFALPSSFDALKFVLGYLALTNILLAVFNMLPGFPMDGGRVLRALLARDRSYARATKIAAEVGKGFALLLGIFGLFANLWLVALAFFIYIGASSEAQQTVMKAAFQDVTVRDIMTGKEDLHTVDKDTSIAELMNRMFSERHTGYPVMRDGRLVGMVTLNDARSVNEVERDAYRVEDVMSRDIASVTPDLDAMEALQTMQERGVGRLPVIDANGEIVGIVSRTDLMTAFDIIQTSGSSEAIRSLRSSNPPESL is encoded by the coding sequence ATGCGAGGTATTCGAATCGGTAGCGCCTTCGGCATCCCCATCCGATTAGATTTCACGTTCCTGTTGGTGCTGCCGCTTTTCGCCTATCTCATCGGTCTCGACGTCGGATCGCTCGCGGGGACGGTCAACGATCTGTTCGGGTCGTCGCTCGACTCCGATGCGCTGACGACGGGCGTGATGCCGTGGATTCTCGGCAGCGCCGCCGCCATCGGTCTGTTCGCCTGCGTTCTCCTCCACGAGTTCGGCCACTCGCTCGTCGCGCTCCGCTACGGCTTCGAGATCGAATCCATCACGCTGTGGCTGTTCGGCGGCGTCGCCCGGTTCACCGAGATGCCCGAAAACTGGAAGCAGGAACTCAACGTCGCCCTCGCCGGTCCTGTCGTCAGCGTCGCCCTCGGCGTCCTCTCGTACCTCGCGTTTTTCGCCCTCCCGTCGAGTTTCGACGCCCTCAAGTTCGTTCTCGGCTATCTCGCGTTGACGAACATCCTGCTCGCGGTGTTCAACATGCTCCCGGGCTTTCCGATGGACGGCGGCCGTGTCCTCCGGGCGCTACTGGCCCGCGACCGGTCGTACGCCCGAGCGACCAAAATCGCGGCCGAAGTCGGCAAAGGGTTCGCGCTGTTGCTCGGCATCTTCGGCCTGTTCGCGAACCTCTGGCTCGTCGCGCTCGCCTTCTTCATCTACATCGGCGCCTCCAGCGAGGCCCAACAGACCGTCATGAAGGCGGCGTTCCAGGACGTGACCGTCCGGGACATCATGACCGGCAAGGAGGACCTTCACACCGTCGACAAGGACACCAGCATCGCCGAACTGATGAACCGGATGTTCAGCGAGCGACACACCGGCTACCCGGTGATGCGCGACGGTCGCCTCGTCGGCATGGTGACGCTGAACGACGCCCGGTCGGTCAACGAGGTCGAACGCGACGCCTACCGCGTCGAGGACGTGATGTCGCGCGACATCGCGAGCGTCACGCCCGACCTCGACGCGATGGAGGCACTGCAGACGATGCAAGAGCGCGGCGTCGGCCGACTCCCCGTCATCGACGCCAACGGCGAGATCGTCGGCATCGTCTCGCGGACGGACCTCATGACGGCGTTCGACATCATCCAGACTAGCGGCTCTTCCGAAGCGATTCGCTCGCTTCGCTCCTCGAACCCACCGGAGTCACTCTGA
- a CDS encoding SLC13 family permease, giving the protein MAAITPGVVFVSLVILAALVLFATEPVPVDITALGVMVTLMLVQPVTETLASVGLLAAPIRMISVDQGLSGFASQATLTVLAMFILSEGVQRTGVVQILGAKIAAVTRESESRQLGAVIGVVAPISGFINNTAAVAILLPMVTDLAERGRSSPSKLLLPLSYASMFGGTLTLIGTSTNILASDIFDRLGYEPFSMFEFTGLGIVVALVGTAYLLTIGRYLTPARIRPQSDLTEEFEMGEYLTEVLVREDSPLVGQRVQDALVETALDVDLLQLIRGGDVFLEPLGPKEIQGGDVFAVRTDRDTLVELLDVEGLDLVPVRVDEETLEAGGSGQNLVEVVVAPRSALVGESLSSLGFRQRYDATVLALRRGGELIRRRMDDVALQVGDTLLVQASTGSIERLDRNRDFIVAQEIERHDFRESKIPVAVGIVALVVAVAAIDFVPIVVSALAGALAMIATRCLKPSEIYEAVQWDVIFLLAGVIPLGIAMQETGADQLLADTVVASATALPMLGVLALFYVVTALLTNVISNNASVVLMVPVAVEAATQIGANPLSFVIAVTFAASTAFMTPVGYQTNLFVYGPGGYKFTDYVRVGAPLQLLFAVVTTLGITVFFPITG; this is encoded by the coding sequence GTGGCAGCGATAACACCGGGGGTCGTCTTCGTCTCTCTCGTCATCCTCGCCGCGCTCGTTCTTTTCGCGACGGAGCCGGTGCCGGTCGACATCACCGCGCTCGGGGTGATGGTGACGCTGATGCTCGTGCAACCGGTGACGGAGACGCTTGCGTCGGTCGGGCTGCTCGCCGCGCCGATTCGGATGATCTCGGTCGACCAGGGGCTGTCGGGGTTTGCGAGCCAAGCGACGCTCACCGTGTTGGCGATGTTCATCCTCAGCGAGGGCGTCCAGCGAACCGGCGTCGTGCAGATACTCGGCGCGAAGATCGCGGCGGTCACCCGTGAGAGCGAGAGTCGCCAACTGGGTGCTGTCATCGGTGTCGTCGCACCGATTTCGGGTTTTATCAACAACACGGCGGCCGTCGCGATTTTACTGCCGATGGTGACCGACCTCGCCGAGCGGGGGCGGAGTTCGCCGTCGAAACTGCTGTTGCCGCTATCGTACGCGTCGATGTTCGGCGGGACGCTCACGCTCATCGGCACCTCCACTAACATCCTCGCCAGCGACATCTTCGACCGCCTCGGTTACGAGCCGTTTTCGATGTTTGAGTTCACGGGGCTGGGTATCGTGGTGGCGCTCGTCGGGACGGCGTACCTGCTCACGATCGGCCGGTATCTTACGCCGGCGCGAATCAGACCGCAGTCGGACCTCACCGAGGAGTTCGAGATGGGCGAGTATCTCACCGAGGTGCTGGTCCGAGAGGACTCCCCGCTCGTCGGCCAGCGCGTCCAAGACGCGCTCGTCGAGACCGCGCTCGACGTCGACTTGCTGCAACTGATTCGAGGCGGCGACGTGTTCCTCGAACCGCTCGGGCCGAAGGAGATACAGGGCGGCGACGTGTTCGCCGTCCGGACCGACCGCGACACGCTCGTCGAACTGCTGGACGTCGAGGGGCTCGACTTGGTCCCGGTGCGCGTCGACGAGGAGACGCTCGAAGCCGGCGGTTCCGGACAGAATCTCGTGGAAGTCGTCGTCGCGCCGCGGTCGGCGCTCGTCGGTGAGTCGCTCTCGTCTCTCGGGTTTCGGCAGCGCTACGACGCCACCGTGTTGGCACTGCGTCGCGGCGGCGAACTCATCCGCCGACGGATGGACGACGTGGCGCTACAGGTCGGCGACACACTGCTCGTGCAGGCGTCGACCGGGAGCATCGAGCGTCTCGACCGCAACCGCGACTTCATCGTCGCCCAAGAGATAGAGCGCCACGACTTCCGCGAGTCGAAGATTCCCGTCGCCGTCGGCATCGTCGCGCTCGTCGTCGCCGTCGCAGCGATCGACTTCGTCCCCATCGTCGTCTCGGCGCTGGCGGGCGCGCTGGCGATGATAGCGACGCGGTGTCTGAAGCCGAGCGAGATCTACGAAGCCGTGCAGTGGGACGTCATCTTCCTGCTCGCGGGGGTCATCCCGCTCGGCATCGCGATGCAGGAAACGGGAGCTGACCAGTTGCTCGCCGACACCGTCGTCGCCAGCGCCACGGCGCTGCCCATGCTGGGGGTCCTCGCGCTGTTCTACGTCGTGACGGCGCTGCTGACGAACGTCATCTCGAACAACGCGAGCGTCGTACTCATGGTGCCGGTGGCAGTCGAGGCAGCGACCCAAATTGGGGCGAACCCGCTTTCGTTCGTCATCGCGGTCACGTTCGCGGCGTCGACGGCGTTCATGACGCCCGTCGGCTACCAGACGAACCTGTTCGTCTACGGTCCCGGCGGCTACAAGTTCACCGACTACGTCCGCGTCGGCGCGCCGCTGCAGTTGTTGTTCGCCGTCGTTACGACGCTCGGTATCACGGTGTTTTTCCCTATCACAGGGTGA
- a CDS encoding DEAD/DEAH box helicase, translated as MSQQVAQVDTLFLHESGGRDDYTVVATRDGERLFRGRLDLKETNAGPRPGKFRIVNGSSEEPRSPDQFVELARRALRIRISQQTSRSGRSELQEMLDGYQLDALVVRTCRFCASGGRYSPITDETAIKMDKEYICPDCAIRELERELSFKGNLTAAAQDRLEELLLDVQDLDRITNLLQGNLDPDLTKFDEISATVEDVDPVPTSSLDLHPKLQGMTEERFDNLLPVQSLSVKNGLLDGQDQLVVSATATGKTLVGELAGLNRVLEGKGKLLFLVPLVALANQKYEDFQERYGHLANVTIRVGASRINDDGNRFDPNADIIVGTYEGIDHALRTGKDLGDIGSVVIDEVHTLKEDERGHRLDGLISRLKYYCEDRAERREKYEGAQWIYLSATVGNPEWLARRLEATLIEFEERPVPIERHLTFANGQEKVRIENKLVRREFDTKSSKGYRGQTIIFTNSRRRCHEISRKLEYDAAPYHAGLDYRRRKKVERMFANQDLAAVVTTAALAAGVDFPASQVVFDSLAMGIEWLSVQEFSQMLGRAGRPDYHDKGKVYMLVEPDAAYHGSMEMSEDEVAFMLLKGEMEDVSTLYDESAAVEETLANITVAGKRAKRLNDRMLGEIPTKHAVGKLLEWNFIDGFEPTPLGRAITRHFLAPDEAFRILDGVRNGLDPYAIVAEMELADDDY; from the coding sequence GTGTCTCAGCAGGTCGCCCAGGTCGACACGCTGTTCCTCCACGAGAGCGGCGGCCGCGACGACTACACCGTCGTCGCCACCCGCGACGGCGAGCGCCTCTTCCGGGGGCGGCTCGACCTCAAGGAGACGAACGCCGGACCCCGCCCCGGGAAGTTCCGTATCGTCAACGGCTCCAGCGAGGAGCCGCGTAGCCCCGACCAGTTCGTCGAACTGGCCCGCCGAGCGTTGCGCATCCGCATCTCCCAACAGACCTCGCGGAGTGGCCGGAGCGAGCTACAGGAGATGCTCGACGGCTACCAACTCGACGCACTCGTCGTCCGGACCTGTCGGTTCTGCGCCTCCGGCGGTCGCTACTCGCCCATCACCGATGAGACGGCCATCAAGATGGACAAGGAGTACATCTGTCCCGACTGCGCGATTCGCGAACTGGAGCGCGAACTCTCGTTCAAAGGTAACCTGACGGCGGCGGCGCAGGACCGCCTCGAAGAGCTGCTGTTGGACGTTCAGGACCTCGATCGCATCACGAACCTGCTGCAAGGGAATCTCGACCCCGACCTGACGAAGTTCGACGAGATAAGCGCCACCGTCGAGGACGTCGACCCGGTGCCGACGAGCAGTCTCGACCTGCACCCGAAGCTGCAAGGGATGACCGAAGAGCGGTTCGACAACCTCCTGCCGGTCCAGAGCCTCTCGGTCAAAAACGGTCTGCTCGACGGGCAGGACCAACTCGTCGTGAGCGCGACGGCGACGGGGAAGACGCTCGTCGGCGAACTCGCCGGGCTGAACCGCGTGCTGGAGGGCAAAGGGAAACTGCTGTTTCTCGTCCCGCTCGTCGCGCTGGCGAACCAGAAGTACGAGGACTTCCAGGAGCGCTACGGCCACCTCGCGAACGTCACCATCCGCGTCGGCGCGTCGCGAATCAACGACGACGGCAACCGCTTCGACCCGAACGCCGATATCATCGTCGGCACGTACGAGGGTATCGACCACGCGCTGCGGACGGGAAAGGACCTCGGCGACATCGGCAGCGTCGTCATCGACGAGGTCCATACCTTGAAAGAAGACGAACGCGGCCACCGCCTCGACGGTCTCATCTCGCGGCTGAAGTATTACTGTGAGGACCGCGCGGAGCGACGGGAGAAGTACGAAGGCGCACAGTGGATCTACCTCTCTGCGACCGTCGGCAACCCCGAGTGGCTGGCACGGCGACTCGAGGCGACGCTCATCGAGTTCGAGGAGCGACCCGTCCCAATCGAGCGCCACCTCACCTTCGCTAACGGCCAGGAGAAGGTCAGAATCGAGAACAAACTCGTGCGCCGTGAGTTCGACACCAAATCCTCGAAGGGGTACCGCGGCCAGACCATCATCTTCACTAATTCGCGGCGGCGCTGTCACGAGATATCGCGGAAACTTGAGTACGACGCTGCGCCGTACCACGCCGGGCTCGATTACAGGCGGCGAAAGAAAGTCGAGCGGATGTTCGCCAACCAGGATCTGGCGGCCGTCGTTACGACGGCGGCGCTGGCGGCGGGCGTCGACTTCCCCGCCTCGCAGGTCGTCTTCGACTCGCTGGCGATGGGTATCGAGTGGCTCTCCGTACAGGAATTCAGCCAGATGCTCGGCCGCGCGGGGCGACCGGACTACCACGACAAGGGGAAGGTGTACATGCTGGTCGAACCCGACGCCGCCTACCACGGGTCGATGGAGATGAGCGAGGACGAAGTCGCGTTCATGCTCCTGAAAGGCGAGATGGAGGACGTCTCGACACTGTACGACGAGTCCGCCGCCGTCGAGGAGACGCTGGCGAACATCACAGTCGCGGGCAAGCGCGCTAAGCGACTGAACGACCGAATGCTCGGCGAGATTCCGACGAAACACGCCGTCGGCAAGCTGTTGGAGTGGAACTTCATCGACGGCTTCGAGCCCACGCCGCTGGGCCGAGCGATCACGCGACATTTCCTCGCACCCGACGAGGCGTTCCGCATCCTCGACGGAGTGCGAAACGGTCTCGATCCGTATGCCATCGTCGCGGAGATGGAACTGGCCGACGACGACTACTGA